A single window of Sphingobacterium sp. ML3W DNA harbors:
- a CDS encoding glucose 1-dehydrogenase, which translates to MKKLEGKIALITGAARGMGESHARVFIEEGAKVILTDVNEEVGRALANELGDNALFIKHDVSSLEDWKKVVKLGEEKFGTINILVNNAGILGNISKTADLSEEEYYRVCRINQDGVFFGMKSVIPSMIKLGKGSIINISSSAGFRAHYGVPSVAYTASKFAVRGMTKSAAVEYGPNNIRVNSVHPGFIHTPMMVEATNEDAGDGLNFIPLGRVAQPREVSMLILFLASDDSSFISGEEHVIDGGMLAF; encoded by the coding sequence ATGAAAAAGTTAGAAGGAAAAATTGCTCTTATAACGGGCGCTGCACGTGGAATGGGGGAATCGCATGCTAGAGTATTTATAGAAGAGGGTGCTAAGGTAATTTTAACAGATGTAAATGAAGAAGTTGGACGAGCTTTGGCTAATGAACTTGGTGATAATGCATTGTTCATTAAACATGATGTTTCTAGTCTAGAAGATTGGAAAAAAGTAGTAAAACTTGGAGAGGAAAAATTTGGTACAATCAACATTTTAGTCAACAATGCAGGAATATTAGGTAATATTTCAAAAACTGCAGATCTAAGTGAAGAAGAATATTATAGAGTTTGTAGAATTAACCAAGACGGTGTTTTTTTCGGAATGAAATCCGTTATTCCATCTATGATTAAATTAGGTAAAGGTTCAATCATCAATATTTCTTCTTCAGCCGGATTCAGAGCTCATTATGGTGTTCCTAGCGTCGCCTATACGGCTAGTAAATTTGCAGTTAGAGGAATGACAAAAAGTGCAGCTGTCGAATATGGCCCTAATAATATTCGTGTAAACTCCGTACATCCAGGATTTATTCATACACCCATGATGGTAGAAGCTACTAATGAGGATGCCGGTGATGGCCTAAACTTCATTCCCTTAGGTAGGGTTGCACAACCTAGAGAAGTTTCTATGTTAATATTATTCTTAGCTTCAGACGATTCTTCATTCATTTCCGGAGAAGAGCATGTTATAGATGGCGGAATGCTTGCATTCTAG
- a CDS encoding helix-turn-helix domain-containing protein, with product METLFMIITYYGNVRRYIVNKALISKIMKKSSDIKNYSIQNIINFRNLKWNKSDEFLIIEDVPLEHEIFHINPNYYSFGLITDGELKFEIDSETIQLFPNSIFVYRPGQLFKILDILPKSKGIIILFTKKFLDYLHENMFTVKEFSFLSYGMPSFIDVSKKEAKELKILFVDILKLLNNISENTWRLSARNLLSVLIYETDYQLEHYTKHFVQKTNKNNKLVNHFLSLVIQDFRKERKLDYYANTLFVSQNYLNAIVKKITGKSPRTVLDEMVIREAKFLLSSSQNTNTIAEISFLLSFPDPYTFSKYFKNNAGISPSEFRKNIIEKIDIK from the coding sequence TTGGAAACATTATTTATGATTATTACGTATTATGGAAATGTTCGAAGATATATAGTTAATAAGGCTTTAATTAGTAAAATTATGAAGAAATCGTCTGACATTAAAAATTATAGTATTCAAAACATCATTAATTTTCGAAACTTAAAGTGGAATAAAAGTGATGAATTTCTTATTATAGAAGATGTACCTCTTGAACATGAGATATTTCATATAAACCCTAATTATTACTCCTTTGGTTTAATTACCGATGGGGAATTAAAATTTGAAATTGACAGTGAAACAATACAACTCTTTCCTAATTCCATTTTTGTATACAGACCTGGACAGCTTTTTAAAATTTTAGATATACTTCCAAAATCAAAAGGTATCATTATACTTTTTACAAAGAAATTTCTTGATTATCTTCATGAAAATATGTTTACCGTGAAAGAATTCTCTTTCCTTAGCTATGGAATGCCTTCTTTTATAGACGTTTCGAAAAAAGAAGCAAAAGAGTTAAAGATATTATTTGTTGATATTTTAAAATTGTTAAACAATATTTCAGAAAATACTTGGAGGCTATCCGCACGCAATTTGCTTTCTGTATTAATTTACGAAACAGATTATCAATTAGAACATTACACGAAACATTTCGTTCAGAAAACAAATAAAAACAATAAACTTGTTAATCATTTTTTATCATTGGTAATTCAAGATTTCAGAAAAGAAAGAAAACTTGATTATTATGCGAATACGTTATTTGTAAGCCAGAATTATCTAAACGCTATCGTAAAAAAAATAACAGGTAAAAGCCCTCGAACTGTTCTTGATGAAATGGTTATTCGCGAGGCCAAATTTTTACTATCCTCCTCACAGAATACAAACACAATTGCAGAAATATCATTTCTGTTGAGCTTCCCTGATCCTTACACCTTTAGTAAATATTTCAAAAACAATGCAGGTATATCGCCGTCAGAATTCCGAAAAAACATTATCGAAAAAATTGACATCAAATAG
- a CDS encoding Crp/Fnr family transcriptional regulator, whose product MFDILRNHINKIVPLTDLEFEFIASLFTAKSYKKGQFLFQEGEDVSKHYFICKGLLKLVYNDSDAREHIVGFAMEDWWESDFEAFYTQKKTSMSLICLENTDVLFIGFENYINLVRTLPKIEHFFLEKAYFGFIAAQKRIISSLTSDTKERYHQLIERHPTLVQRVPKSQLAAYLGVSRETLSRITI is encoded by the coding sequence ATGTTTGATATACTAAGAAACCATATTAATAAAATTGTTCCACTTACAGATCTGGAATTTGAATTCATAGCTTCCTTATTCACCGCAAAATCCTATAAAAAAGGTCAATTCCTTTTTCAAGAAGGAGAGGATGTTTCCAAGCATTACTTTATATGTAAAGGATTGCTGAAACTAGTTTACAACGATTCTGACGCACGCGAACATATTGTAGGTTTTGCCATGGAAGATTGGTGGGAAAGTGATTTTGAGGCGTTTTATACACAAAAAAAAACTTCGATGTCTTTGATATGTCTGGAAAATACGGATGTACTATTTATTGGTTTTGAAAACTATATCAACTTAGTTCGTACTTTACCTAAAATAGAACATTTCTTTCTTGAGAAAGCTTACTTTGGGTTTATAGCTGCTCAAAAGCGAATCATTTCAAGCCTGACCTCTGATACGAAAGAACGTTATCATCAACTTATCGAAAGACACCCAACTTTAGTGCAGCGCGTGCCAAAATCCCAATTGGCGGCTTATCTAGGTGTTTCTAGAGAGACATTAAGCCGAATTACGATCTAA
- a CDS encoding RidA family protein, whose product MEKRAFSPWKWQKERSYVQAVEVKNSTGTLYCSGQAAIDENGVSSNEEMKLQLQQAISNLEEVITSSGYECGGIVRLNIYTTSTAELWPHFPILQEWIAKHNIEQALTMLEVNGLFETLKVELEATVVK is encoded by the coding sequence ATGGAAAAAAGAGCATTTAGTCCTTGGAAATGGCAAAAAGAAAGAAGTTATGTCCAAGCTGTTGAAGTTAAAAACAGCACAGGTACTTTATATTGTTCCGGTCAGGCTGCGATTGATGAAAATGGCGTATCAAGCAATGAAGAAATGAAATTGCAACTGCAACAAGCGATATCAAATTTGGAAGAAGTAATCACTTCGTCCGGTTATGAATGTGGGGGTATCGTCCGATTAAATATTTATACCACATCTACGGCCGAGCTCTGGCCACATTTCCCTATCCTTCAGGAATGGATAGCCAAACACAATATTGAACAAGCCTTGACGATGTTGGAAGTAAATGGTTTGTTTGAAACATTAAAAGTTGAATTAGAAGCTACAGTCGTAAAATAG
- a CDS encoding alpha/beta fold hydrolase: protein MSNNHIYILSGLGVDQRVFSKIDFEGLHVTYIDWISPFPKESISEYAKRMSLQIMDDKPILVGLSFGGMMAMEIAKIIEVQKIVLLASAKNDRELPFLYRIIGTLKLNRIIPNALLKQHNIIVNYFFGISSREDKLMLKKILLDTDPIFLGWAINQILNWRNKEIPAPVIHIHGDKDRIIPTTKIKPTYLIENAGHFMTMTHAKEIEMLLKRVI from the coding sequence ATGAGCAACAATCATATTTATATACTGAGTGGATTGGGTGTTGACCAAAGGGTATTTTCGAAAATAGACTTTGAAGGCCTTCATGTAACATACATAGATTGGATTTCTCCATTTCCAAAAGAATCTATATCAGAATATGCTAAACGAATGTCCTTACAGATAATGGATGATAAACCGATATTAGTTGGTCTCTCCTTTGGGGGTATGATGGCTATGGAAATAGCCAAGATAATCGAGGTGCAAAAAATTGTATTACTTGCTTCTGCAAAAAACGATCGTGAGCTGCCTTTTCTATACAGAATAATCGGCACACTAAAGCTCAACCGTATAATCCCGAATGCTTTGCTTAAACAGCACAACATAATCGTGAATTATTTCTTTGGTATATCTTCGCGAGAGGATAAACTGATGCTTAAAAAGATATTGCTGGACACCGATCCTATATTTCTCGGCTGGGCAATCAATCAGATTTTAAACTGGAGAAATAAAGAAATTCCTGCTCCTGTTATCCACATCCATGGGGACAAAGACCGTATCATTCCCACTACCAAGATAAAGCCAACTTACTTGATTGAAAATGCAGGTCACTTTATGACGATGACCCATGCTAAAGAAATTGAGATGCTGCTAAAAAGAGTTATATAA
- a CDS encoding IS3 family transposase: MFGKSRHAYYDHLWRSRASNFVDDIILQEVLKIREYLPRVGVRKLHFMLSPILASHNIEVGRDYLFDLIGSHGLLVRTRRRNVKTTNSRHHLRKYPNIIKELVISRPEELWVSDITYIRLIDKWGYLSLVTDAYSRKIMGYCFREDMTTIGCVRALEMAVNNREWIDLPLIHHSDRGTQYCSTLYVEQLRSNKIAVSMTENGSPYENALAERVNGILKNEFEFYTKKLSFPEMCLYIDKSIDSYNNIRPHSSCDYLTPSEAHRQNVALRKRWKAYSKNYDVTEKELMELTNEEDLHSSSEIITFDEYAV, encoded by the coding sequence CTGTTTGGCAAGAGTCGTCATGCTTATTATGATCACCTTTGGCGCTCACGTGCGTCTAATTTTGTAGATGATATTATTTTACAGGAGGTTTTGAAGATACGTGAATATTTACCACGAGTAGGTGTACGCAAGCTTCATTTCATGTTGTCACCTATTTTAGCTTCTCATAATATAGAAGTTGGCCGAGATTATTTATTCGATTTGATCGGTTCGCATGGTCTCTTAGTTCGCACGCGACGGCGTAACGTGAAGACAACGAACTCTCGTCATCATCTACGCAAATATCCCAATATCATAAAAGAGTTAGTAATTAGTCGGCCAGAAGAGTTGTGGGTTAGTGATATTACCTATATTAGGCTTATAGATAAATGGGGATACCTTAGTCTTGTTACTGATGCTTATTCTCGAAAAATCATGGGCTATTGCTTTCGTGAGGATATGACTACGATAGGTTGTGTGAGAGCCCTTGAAATGGCAGTGAACAATAGAGAATGGATAGATTTACCTCTTATCCATCATTCTGACCGAGGAACTCAGTATTGTAGTACATTATATGTAGAACAGTTAAGATCCAATAAAATAGCTGTTAGTATGACTGAAAATGGAAGTCCTTACGAAAATGCATTGGCAGAACGTGTTAATGGGATACTAAAAAATGAATTTGAATTTTATACCAAAAAACTATCATTTCCCGAGATGTGCTTATATATTGATAAGAGCATTGATTCATATAATAATATTAGACCTCATAGCAGCTGTGATTATCTCACACCATCTGAAGCTCATCGCCAGAATGTGGCATTGAGGAAAAGATGGAAAGCATATTCTAAAAATTACGACGTTACCGAAAAAGAACTTATGGAATTGACAAATGAAGAAGATTTACATTCTTCGAGTGAAATTATTACATTTGACGAATATGCTGTATAG
- a CDS encoding heavy metal-binding domain-containing protein produces MSEIGASFVDFFGGRSRNYENKLQELYKSVVESLKQNARS; encoded by the coding sequence TTGAGTGAAATAGGAGCCAGCTTCGTAGATTTCTTCGGTGGGCGCTCCCGCAATTATGAAAACAAATTACAGGAGCTATATAAGAGCGTAGTGGAGTCTTTAAAGCAAAATGCCCGTTCATGA
- a CDS encoding DDE-type integrase/transposase/recombinase, with amino-acid sequence MKKMGLRSKIGKKFKVTTDSKHSHKIMDNVLERNFRSSEPSKVWVSNITYIHTKEGFLYLTTVLDLYDRKCIGWSVSDSMKTEKTSLAAWKMAIKNRKLSPGLIFHSDRGVQYACEKFSNTVDSYKIVTRSMSRNSLCDSRIQNKQTRMSNGDCWDNAVAESFFILLSMRT; translated from the coding sequence ATGAAAAAGATGGGGCTACGCAGTAAAATAGGCAAGAAATTTAAGGTAACAACAGATTCAAAGCATTCACATAAAATAATGGACAATGTCTTAGAACGTAACTTTAGATCTTCGGAGCCTTCTAAAGTTTGGGTATCTAATATTACTTATATTCATACCAAGGAAGGATTTCTATACCTGACCACGGTTCTGGATTTATACGACCGTAAATGTATTGGCTGGAGTGTTAGTGATAGCATGAAAACGGAAAAAACTTCATTAGCAGCTTGGAAAATGGCAATCAAGAATCGCAAATTGTCTCCTGGTCTGATCTTTCATTCTGATCGTGGAGTACAATATGCGTGCGAAAAATTCAGCAATACGGTAGATTCTTATAAAATCGTAACTAGAAGTATGAGCCGAAATTCGCTGTGCGATTCACGAATACAGAATAAGCAAACACGTATGAGTAACGGTGATTGCTGGGACAATGCAGTTGCAGAGAGCTTCTTTATACTATTATCAATGCGGACTTGA
- the tnpA gene encoding IS66 family insertion sequence element accessory protein TnpA, which yields MNTAQEKRSQMLSLVEKWRGSGKTQQEFCSFHGIKIITLSYWIGVSKEEKSSSGFIKVLPINNTIQKID from the coding sequence ATGAATACAGCACAAGAAAAACGGAGTCAGATGCTCTCCTTAGTTGAGAAGTGGCGTGGCAGTGGTAAGACACAGCAAGAGTTTTGTTCTTTTCACGGTATCAAGATTATCACTTTATCTTATTGGATTGGCGTCAGCAAAGAAGAAAAAAGCTCGTCAGGTTTTATTAAGGTCCTGCCAATAAACAATACGATTCAAAAGATCGATTGA
- a CDS encoding DUF1398 family protein encodes MKIHQQGETDYFTFCNQCAETGIEKWFVCLDKMTCTYYDKAESKILVEEIPQ; translated from the coding sequence CTGAAAATCCATCAACAGGGAGAAACAGACTATTTTACGTTTTGTAACCAATGTGCTGAAACAGGTATTGAAAAATGGTTCGTATGCCTTGATAAAATGACCTGCACTTACTACGACAAAGCAGAAAGTAAAATATTAGTAGAGGAAATACCACAGTAA
- a CDS encoding MFS transporter produces MIDTQTKNAKKATQFIFLVCGLAISSWAPMVPYVKERLQINDAELGILLLFLGLGAVIMMPITGLLSKHFGNRILILCSTAIIAITLPLLLVISSVSLMALCIFIFGASIGTIDVAMNSHGILVQNKYQRPIMSSLHGLFSLGGLFGSLGLGFLIKIGLVPQIAAISISLLLCLIVLGQFRNLLDLTTEKKSQTMHDSEQNHKQGFKKMFFHKAVLFLGLLCFASFLSEGAMLDWSAVFLKDLKGIDLAFTGAGYATFSIAMASMRLMGDRLVEKLNGRTIVIAGSLIASLGLIIATYSSWIPLVLFGFLLLGIGSANLVPIFFSDASRIKSVTTSVSIPAITTMGYAGQLMGPAILGLIAHQFNLEAAFLFSATLMILIAILYSFRK; encoded by the coding sequence ATGATAGACACACAAACAAAAAACGCAAAAAAAGCAACACAATTCATTTTTTTGGTATGTGGATTAGCAATATCAAGCTGGGCACCGATGGTGCCTTATGTAAAGGAAAGATTGCAAATTAATGATGCCGAACTTGGAATATTACTACTATTTCTGGGTTTAGGTGCTGTCATTATGATGCCTATTACTGGCCTTTTGTCAAAACACTTTGGCAATCGAATCTTGATTCTTTGTTCAACCGCAATCATTGCGATCACACTTCCTCTCTTACTGGTCATTTCATCTGTTTCACTTATGGCATTGTGCATATTTATTTTTGGAGCGAGTATTGGGACCATCGATGTTGCGATGAATTCTCATGGTATACTTGTTCAAAACAAGTATCAACGTCCAATTATGTCTTCTCTGCACGGTCTGTTCAGTTTAGGAGGACTGTTCGGATCTCTTGGTTTGGGATTTTTAATTAAAATAGGATTAGTTCCTCAAATAGCCGCAATTTCAATCTCACTGTTGCTTTGTTTAATCGTGCTCGGTCAATTTAGAAATTTGCTTGATCTCACCACAGAAAAAAAATCACAAACGATGCATGACTCTGAGCAAAATCATAAGCAAGGTTTTAAAAAAATGTTCTTTCATAAAGCAGTATTATTTTTGGGCCTACTCTGTTTTGCCAGCTTTCTTTCTGAAGGTGCGATGCTCGATTGGAGTGCCGTATTTTTAAAAGATCTCAAAGGTATTGATTTGGCATTTACCGGCGCAGGATATGCGACATTCTCTATTGCAATGGCAAGCATGCGGTTAATGGGAGATCGTTTAGTCGAAAAACTTAACGGGAGAACAATTGTCATTGCTGGAAGCCTAATAGCATCGTTAGGTTTAATCATTGCCACATATTCAAGCTGGATTCCTTTAGTTCTTTTTGGATTTTTATTATTGGGAATTGGTTCTGCAAATCTTGTTCCGATATTCTTTAGTGATGCAAGTAGAATAAAGTCCGTGACCACTTCCGTTAGTATTCCTGCAATAACCACAATGGGCTATGCGGGACAACTCATGGGGCCTGCAATCTTAGGATTAATTGCTCATCAATTTAACCTCGAAGCCGCATTTTTATTTTCAGCTACATTAATGATATTAATTGCAATTCTATATAGCTTCCGTAAATAA
- a CDS encoding VOC family protein — MKIEHIGIWVDNLEEMRTFYQTYFNLECGEKYMNIKNGFSSYFLNFGTGHTRLELMNRPDIVNGTVKRGFSKGMAHFAISIGGIEAVNLLTEKLRKDGFTIASEPRTTGDGYYESVVLDPEGNYIEIFA; from the coding sequence ATGAAAATTGAACACATTGGAATTTGGGTCGATAATTTAGAAGAAATGCGCACATTTTACCAGACTTATTTCAATTTAGAATGCGGCGAGAAGTATATGAATATCAAGAATGGATTTTCATCTTATTTTCTCAATTTCGGAACTGGTCATACCCGTCTAGAACTTATGAATAGGCCCGATATTGTCAATGGAACAGTAAAAAGAGGTTTTAGTAAAGGGATGGCACATTTTGCTATTTCAATAGGAGGTATTGAGGCTGTTAATCTCCTGACAGAGAAATTACGAAAAGATGGTTTTACTATTGCCAGCGAGCCTCGTACTACTGGAGATGGATATTACGAGAGTGTTGTGTTGGATCCTGAAGGAAATTATATAGAAATTTTCGCGTAA
- a CDS encoding DeoR/GlpR family DNA-binding transcription regulator, whose amino-acid sequence MLKEKRFEFILDQLKSEEMVSYEILAKKLNVSEDTMRRDIDHLHKIGLLSKVRGGAIQRVKNPLTFEDRNSYLKKEKDIIALKAQQFIKEGMTVFMDGGTTICAIVNYLPTEINLRIVTSNVMLIPILDHYPNIELILLGGKYHKQTASTMGQTTSNEARNYIADLYFMGTCGVDWKFGISAFVKEDAEVKLAMLTSAKKVVALANQDRLGVTESFKVCDVEQVDVLITNLPTAEKSLDEFRQQPIILV is encoded by the coding sequence ATGTTAAAAGAAAAACGATTTGAATTTATCTTAGATCAGCTAAAAAGTGAGGAGATGGTTAGCTATGAAATATTAGCTAAAAAGCTCAATGTATCCGAAGACACGATGAGGAGGGATATTGATCACTTGCATAAAATAGGTCTTTTATCTAAAGTTCGTGGCGGTGCGATCCAACGGGTCAAAAATCCACTTACCTTCGAAGATAGAAATAGTTATTTAAAGAAGGAGAAGGATATTATTGCGCTTAAGGCACAACAATTTATAAAAGAGGGGATGACTGTTTTTATGGATGGAGGTACCACCATATGTGCCATCGTTAACTACCTGCCAACAGAAATTAATCTCCGTATCGTAACCAGCAATGTTATGCTTATTCCAATTCTTGATCATTATCCAAATATTGAATTGATTTTATTGGGCGGCAAATACCATAAACAAACAGCAAGTACTATGGGGCAGACAACCAGCAATGAGGCAAGAAATTACATTGCAGATCTATATTTTATGGGCACATGTGGAGTAGATTGGAAATTTGGCATATCTGCATTTGTTAAAGAAGATGCAGAAGTTAAATTGGCGATGCTCACCTCTGCAAAGAAAGTAGTAGCTCTTGCAAATCAGGATCGTTTAGGAGTTACAGAATCTTTTAAGGTATGTGATGTAGAGCAGGTCGATGTACTGATTACTAATTTACCAACAGCAGAAAAAAGCTTAGACGAATTCAGGCAACAACCGATAATATTGGTTTAG
- a CDS encoding C10 family peptidase — MSGKNNSSGHAWVADGYQTDKIFSSNCNNSWTYLYFHMNWGWNGYLDGYYSFDNWTAGSSSYNDNKKMTYNIKP, encoded by the coding sequence TTGAGTGGTAAAAATAATTCATCAGGTCACGCTTGGGTTGCTGATGGATATCAAACGGATAAAATTTTTTCTAGTAATTGTAATAATTCGTGGACTTATTTATATTTTCACATGAATTGGGGTTGGAACGGTTATTTAGATGGATATTATTCATTTGATAATTGGACTGCTGGTAGCTCTAGTTATAATGATAATAAAAAAATGACATATAATATTAAGCCATGA
- a CDS encoding TlpA family protein disulfide reductase: MGNRYLRNNHNRKLSIMASCFILLICLLPQVLRADTKQQVKLDSMMQKQTVAESMQALKPGDRMPETFWDMPMELDNFRGEKLQYTYADMKGRLIIFDFWATTCKSCIENIPHMEQIQEKYPDELAIILVNSKRNRDTPRRISATMKRYKETYKYDIALFTLLDDTLLTTLFPHNTIPSTAWISPDGIYMGNTLPNEVNTKNIDLVIKEGKVDLELIPLFRNSGDRYNVPPLQDTVGAQFISEITPYNPFYLPTYPNVFHKDGHSSYQTINSSFSFMLGQAFKKELDGLAWTDYVFDAQVAQEVKDKLLYNSEQRNIFSYQLYVKDSINQEQAEGYFRKAVIERFKMKVIRKKGKIAVYQVSFNYRFEKIKTKGEMPISQPYPKDGIVQYRNVAVSGVLGSLYYYFDKPLVFDRADIRKIDIVFPQNFAKQSLTERISFLKSQGISLTPVRMVRDYVLIAPLK, encoded by the coding sequence ATGGGAAATAGATATTTACGGAATAACCATAATCGAAAATTGTCGATTATGGCCAGCTGTTTCATATTGTTGATTTGTCTATTGCCTCAAGTTTTGCGTGCCGACACCAAACAACAGGTAAAGTTAGATAGCATGATGCAAAAGCAAACTGTAGCCGAGTCGATGCAGGCCTTGAAACCGGGAGACCGGATGCCCGAAACCTTTTGGGATATGCCGATGGAGCTGGATAATTTCAGAGGTGAGAAACTGCAATACACCTATGCAGATATGAAAGGTAGGCTCATCATTTTTGACTTTTGGGCGACCACTTGTAAAAGCTGTATCGAAAACATTCCGCATATGGAGCAGATACAAGAGAAATACCCCGATGAGTTAGCGATTATCTTGGTTAACAGCAAGCGGAATCGGGATACGCCTAGGCGGATCAGTGCGACCATGAAACGGTATAAAGAAACGTACAAATACGATATCGCTTTATTTACACTTTTGGACGATACGCTCTTAACTACCTTATTCCCGCACAATACGATACCGAGCACAGCTTGGATAAGCCCAGATGGCATCTATATGGGCAATACGCTACCGAATGAGGTCAATACAAAAAATATTGATTTGGTTATAAAAGAAGGAAAAGTAGATTTGGAACTTATACCGCTTTTTCGAAACTCGGGTGATCGGTACAATGTGCCACCTTTGCAGGATACCGTAGGCGCTCAATTTATTTCTGAAATAACCCCTTACAATCCTTTTTATCTGCCGACTTATCCCAATGTTTTCCATAAGGATGGACATTCAAGCTATCAGACGATCAATAGCTCTTTTTCTTTCATGTTAGGTCAAGCTTTTAAGAAAGAGTTAGACGGTTTGGCTTGGACTGATTATGTATTTGATGCACAGGTAGCTCAAGAGGTCAAGGATAAACTGCTGTATAATTCAGAACAGCGAAATATTTTCAGCTATCAGCTGTATGTAAAGGATTCCATCAATCAGGAGCAAGCAGAAGGTTATTTTCGGAAAGCTGTTATAGAGCGTTTTAAAATGAAGGTAATTCGAAAGAAAGGAAAGATAGCCGTTTATCAAGTGAGTTTTAATTACAGATTTGAGAAGATTAAGACCAAAGGAGAGATGCCGATCAGCCAGCCTTATCCTAAGGACGGTATTGTACAGTATCGTAATGTTGCGGTGAGTGGTGTTTTAGGGAGTCTTTATTATTACTTCGATAAGCCACTTGTCTTCGATCGTGCTGATATACGAAAAATTGATATCGTTTTTCCTCAAAACTTTGCGAAGCAATCCTTAACAGAACGGATATCATTTTTGAAATCGCAGGGTATCTCATTGACTCCTGTGCGTATGGTTAGAGATTATGTATTGATAGCACCATTGAAATAA